The Macadamia integrifolia cultivar HAES 741 chromosome 3, SCU_Mint_v3, whole genome shotgun sequence genome segment TGATCCACACATGAAATccactcattctctcttttcttatcaTAGGTTTTAACATTGAGTGGATTTTATATGGATATCAGGAACCATATAAGAACCATTCTCGTCAAACGCCTCATAGGATTAACTAAATAAtgatttaatataaaaaatagggaGCTGGTCTCAGCATGCCCTCACCTTGGAAGAaaatcttaataaaaaaaaataatcttttataaAGTAGCGGTTAGTGTCGATGATCACCAATTATCGTAAAAGAAAGGTGACTCCTCATGTTATGGCAGGTTCAGAGCTTTTTTTCATTTCCTGGTGATGATTATTTTCTCAAGAATAATATCCGAGTAAAGCCAGGTCTTGATGGCCTTGGGGCTCTAGGTGATGCTGGGTGGTACTGCATCAGATCAATACTATGGGCTACTAACGATGAACTACCCAAGACAGTGACTGCCCTCCATGGACCTGTTATCAATGAAGCAGGAGTGATCTTGGCTTGTGGATCTTCTTTACAATGGGAGGATGGAAAGACAGCAACTTTCCATTGTTCATTCCTTTCCCATTTAACCATGGATATAACTGCAGTTGGAACGAAAGGAACTCTACATGTTCATGATTTTATTATCCCTTTTGATGAGAAATCTGCTTCATTTTCTACCATTTGTCAGATTGGATTCAAAGAGCGTGCATTGCCTTCTCAAAATGTGGTCACAACTGATCTCTCTCAAGAGGTATGCATGGTGAGGGAGTTGTCTAGGTTGGTGAAAAGTATAAAAGAAAATGGTTCCAAACCAGAGAGTAAGTGGCCCAGCATGAGCAGGAAGACacaattgattcttgatgcaGTTAAGGCATCTATTGATAAAGGTTTCGAGCCTGTTCAGGTTGGAGCTTGAGCTGGAGATTGATGAGACTCTTTTACTATTCCATTCTTATTTGATCATTTGTTGCCTTTTGACTATAAGTACGTAGGAAGCCCTTTCAATTTTAATTCATCTTAATATATAGTGGGTTTGTCTAAGTTGTAACCTATTTACATTACAAAAGGTATTGTGACCTATTTTTAGTTaggctttaccaaaaaaaaccaattttagTTAG includes the following:
- the LOC122073600 gene encoding uncharacterized oxidoreductase At4g09670-like, producing the protein MAETPIRFGILGCADIARKQSKAINLSPNSILYAIGSRSLDKAKKFAEENGFPASAKIYGSYEAVLDDPDVDVVYVPLPTSLHVQWAVLAAKKKKHLLLEKPVALNVAEFDQIVEACEANGVQFMDGTMWMHHPRTAKMNEFLSDTQRFGQLKAVQSFFSFPGDDYFLKNNIRVKPGLDGLGALGDAGWYCIRSILWATNDELPKTVTALHGPVINEAGVILACGSSLQWEDGKTATFHCSFLSHLTMDITAVGTKGTLHVHDFIIPFDEKSASFSTICQIGFKERALPSQNVVTTDLSQEVCMVRELSRLVKSIKENGSKPESKWPSMSRKTQLILDAVKASIDKGFEPVQVGA